The Candidatus Thermoplasmatota archaeon genomic sequence CATCCAGTTCGCGTCGTACGGGATGAGGTCCCCGTACTCCTGGCCGACGCCGAGGAAGAGGATCGGGCGTCCCACGGCCTGCGCGATCGAAAGGGCGGCGCCGCCCTTCGCGTCCGTGTCCACCTTGGTGAGGATGACGGCGTCGATCCCGACGGCCTCGTCGAACTTGACGGCCTGCTCGACGGCGTCGTTGCCCGCAAGCGAGTCGCCGACGAAGATGATCATGTCGGGCTTCGCGACCCGCTTGATCTTCTTCATCTCGTCCATGAGGTTCGTGTTGGTCTGCATGCGGCCCGCGGTGTCGAGGAGGACGACGTCCTTCATGCGGGCCTTCGCGTGCTCGACCGCGTCGTACGCGACCGCGGCGGGGTCGCCGCCGCTCTGGTGCTTGATGACCGTGATGCCGAGGTTCTCGCCGTGGCGTTCGAGCTGCGCGATCGCGCCCGCGCGGAACGTGTCGCCCGCGGCCATGACGGACCCGAAGCCGTTCTCCTTGAGGCGGTGCGCGATGCGGCCGATCGCGGTCGTCTTGCCGGTGCCGTTGACGCCCACGAACATGAGGACGACGGGCTTCTTCTCGGCGAGCTTGTCCATCACGAACTCGTCGAATTCGATCGTCTTGAACGAGAGGACGTCGAGGAGCGCCTGGCGCAGCGCCGCTTCCACCTTCGGGCCGATCTCGTCCTCGCGCTCGACGCGGATCCGCGGGATCTGCTCCTTGAGCGATTCCTTGATCTTCTCGACGACGGGAAGCGCGACGTCGGATTCGAGGAGCGACAGCTCGAGGTCCCAGAGGAGGTCCTCGAGCTTCTCGACCTTGATCGCCTTGCCGCCCGCGGTCGGCGCGGACGGGACGGGCTTCGCGACGGCGGCGGGCTCCCGGCGCTCCGATTGCTGGAGGCCGGGCCGGTCGCCGGGGCGCGGGCCGCCGGACCCGATCGCGGGGAGGCGCGCCTCCTCCACGTCGGCGCCTTCGACGCCTTCCGCGAAGCGCTGCGGCGTCGCGGGCGCGGCGGGCTCGGTCGCTTCGGTGATGACGCGGTCGAAGCGCTCGGCCTCGGCGCGCTTCGCCTCGGGCGTCGTGTAGGCGGGCGTCGAGGAGACGGCCGGCGCGGATTGCGCGGGCGCGGGCTTCGCGGGTTCGGCCGGCTTCGGCGCGGGCGTCGCCGGTTTCGGCGCGGGGACGGCGGGCGCGGGCTTCGCCGCTTCGGCCGGCTTCGGCGCGGGCGCGGCGGGCTTCGCGGGCGCCGCGGCGGGCGCGCGGCGGACCACTTCGAATTCGGCGGTCGGCTTCGTCGCCGCCTTCGTGGGCTCGCCGGGGGCCTTCGCGGGCGCCGGCGGAGCCTTCGCGGGCGGAGGCGCGCTCTTCGCGGCGTCCTCGCTCGCTTCCTTGGAAAACTTGTTGAGCGTCTTGCGGAGGGCGTCGAACATGCCCATCGCGATCACCGGCCGGGGGCCATGGCCTGGACTTGGCGCGAGAGTTCGGCGAGCTCGCCTTCGAGACGCTTCGACTCCTCGGCCATGCGGCGCTCGGCCTCGGCGACGGAGTCGATGCGCGCCTCCATGCGGCGGATCGCGTCCGCAAGCGGCGTTTCCGCGTGGACGCCCGCGCCGAGCGTGGAGACGACGCGTCCGGGATTCGCGAGCGTCGCGTGCACGAAGGCGCCGCCGCCGAGCGGGAGCAGGACCTCCTCGCCTGCGCCGACCTTGTCGAGCGCGGCGAGCGATTCGCGCGCGCGGCGGTAGTCGGCGATGACGCCGCCGAGCATCGCGCGCTGCTCGTCGAGGGCCGCGAGCTGCTGCCGGTAGGCCTCGCCCAGCTCGAGAGCTTCCCGAAGCGCGCGCTCGTCGGCGGCCAAGGATCTCACTTCCCGCTCTTCTCGA encodes the following:
- the pfdA gene encoding prefoldin subunit alpha, whose protein sequence is MAADERALREALELGEAYRQQLAALDEQRAMLGGVIADYRRARESLAALDKVGAGEEVLLPLGGGAFVHATLANPGRVVSTLGAGVHAETPLADAIRRMEARIDSVAEAERRMAEESKRLEGELAELSRQVQAMAPGR
- the ftsY gene encoding signal recognition particle-docking protein FtsY, which encodes MGMFDALRKTLNKFSKEASEDAAKSAPPPAKAPPAPAKAPGEPTKAATKPTAEFEVVRRAPAAAPAKPAAPAPKPAEAAKPAPAVPAPKPATPAPKPAEPAKPAPAQSAPAVSSTPAYTTPEAKRAEAERFDRVITEATEPAAPATPQRFAEGVEGADVEEARLPAIGSGGPRPGDRPGLQQSERREPAAVAKPVPSAPTAGGKAIKVEKLEDLLWDLELSLLESDVALPVVEKIKESLKEQIPRIRVEREDEIGPKVEAALRQALLDVLSFKTIEFDEFVMDKLAEKKPVVLMFVGVNGTGKTTAIGRIAHRLKENGFGSVMAAGDTFRAGAIAQLERHGENLGITVIKHQSGGDPAAVAYDAVEHAKARMKDVVLLDTAGRMQTNTNLMDEMKKIKRVAKPDMIIFVGDSLAGNDAVEQAVKFDEAVGIDAVILTKVDTDAKGGAALSIAQAVGRPILFLGVGQEYGDLIPYDANWMVDRIFEEA